Proteins from a genomic interval of Acinonyx jubatus isolate Ajub_Pintada_27869175 chromosome B4, VMU_Ajub_asm_v1.0, whole genome shotgun sequence:
- the ITGA5 gene encoding integrin alpha-5 yields MPPLSPPRPAGGGLSREFGKLLPALSHSPLGGLGSGSGSVAPGQGRAGAMGRRAPGFPLHAVQLRWGPRRRPPLLLLLPPLLLLLLPPPPRVGGFNLDAEAPAVLAGPPGSFFGFSVEFYRPGTDGVSVLVGAPKANTSQPGVLQGGAVYLCPWGTSPVHCTPIEFDSKGSRLLESLLPSPEGEEPVEYKSLQWFGATVRAHGSSILACAPLYSWRTEKEPLNDPVGTCYLSTDNFTRILEYAPCRSDFSWAAGQGYCQGGFSAEFTKTGRVVLGGPGSYFWQGQILSATQEQIAESYYPEYLINLVQGQLQTRQASSIYDDSYLGYSVAVGEFSGDDTEDFVAGVPKGNLTYGYVTILNGSDIRSLYNFSGEQMASYFGYAVAATDVNGDGLDDLLVGAPLLMERTADGRPQEVGRVYIYLQNPAGMEPTPTLTLTGHDEFGRFGSSLTPLGDLDQDGYNDVAIGAPFGGDTQQGVVFIFPGGPAGLGSKPSQVLLPLWAAGHTPNFFGSALRGGRDLDGNGYPDLIVGSFGVDKAVVYRGRPIVSTSASLTIFPAMFNPEERSCSLEGNPVACINLSFCLNASGKHVPDSIGFTVELQLDWQKQKGGVRRALFLASRQATLTQTLLIQNGAREDCREMKIYLRNESEFRDKLSPIHIALNFSLDPQAPVDSHGLRPVLHYQSKSRIEDKAQILLDCGEDNICVPDLQLEVFGEQNHVYLGDKNSLNLTFHAQNVGEGGAYEAELRVTAPPEAEYSGLVRNPGNFSSLSCDYFAVNQSRLLVCDLGNPMKAGASIWGGLRFTVPHLRDTKKTIQFDFQILSKNLNNSQSEVVSFRLSVEAQAQVSLNGVSKPEAVLFPVSDWHPRDQPQEEGDVGPAVHHVYELINLGPSSISRGVLELSCPQALEGQQLLYMTRVTGLGNCTTSHPPNSQGLELDPEGSQHHLLQRREAPGRSPASSGPQILKCPEAECFRLRCELGPLHRQESRSLQLHFRVWAKTFLQREHQPFSLQCEAVYEALKMPYRILPQQLPRKELQVATAVQWTKAEGSHGVPLWIIILAILIGLLLLGLLIYILYKLGFFKRSLPYGTAMEKAQLKPPATSDA; encoded by the exons ATGCCCCCCCTCTCGCCCCCCCGGCCGGCGGGGGGAGGGCTCAGCCGGGAGTTTGGCAAACTCCTCCCCGCGTTGAGTCATTCGCCTCTGGGAGGTTTAGGAAGCGGCTCCGGGTCGGTGGCCCCAGGACAGGGAAGAGCGGGCGCTATGGGGAGACGGGCACCAGGGTTCCCTCTCCACGCCGTGCAACTGCGCTGGGGCCCCCGGCGCCGAcccccgctgctgctgctgctgccgccgctgctgctgctgctgctgccgccgccaccCAGGGTCGGGGGCTTCAATTTAGACGCGGAGGCCCCAGCTGTGCTCGCTGGGCCCCCGGGCTCCTTCTTCGGCTTCTCGGTGGAGTTTTACCGGCCGGGGACGGACGG GGTCAGCGTGCTGGTGGGAGCTCCCAAGGCCAACACCAGCCAGCCGGGAGTGCTGCAGGGTGGTGCCGTCTACCTCTGTCCCTGGGGCACCAGCCCGGTACACTGCACCCCCATTGAATTTGACAGTAAAG GCTCTCGACTCCTGGAGTCATTACTGCCCAGCCCAGAGGGAGAGGAGCCTGTGGAGTACAAGTCCTTGCAGTGGTTTGGAGCGACGGTTCGAGCCCACGGCTCCTCCATTTTG GCCTGTGCTCCTCTATATAGCTGGCGCACAGAGAAGGAGCCGCTGAATGATCCCGTGGGCACCTGCTACCTCTCCACGGACAATTTCACCCGAATTCTGGAGTATGCACCTTGCCGCTCAG ATTTCAGCTGGGCCGCAGGACAGGGTTACTGCCAAGGGGGCTTCAGTGCTGAGTTCACCAAG ACTGGGCGTGTGGTCCTGGGTGGACCAGGGAGCTACTTCTGGCAAG gccagaTCCTGTCGGCCACCCAAGAACAGATTGCCGAATCCTATTACCCCGAGTACCTGATCAACCTGGTTCAGGGGCAGCTGCAGACCCGCCAGGCCAGTTCCATCTACGATGACAGCTACCTGG GATACTCTGTGGCTGTGGGTGAATTCAGTGGTGATGACACAGAAG aCTTTGTCGCTGGCGTGCCCAAAGGGAACCTCACTTATGGTTAT GTCACCATCCTCAATGGCTCAGACATCCGATCCCTCTACAACTTCTCAGGGGAACAG atggCGTCCTACTTCGGCTATGCAGTGGCTGCCACAGACGTCAACGGGGACGG gCTGGACGACTTGCTGGTGGGGGCACCTCTGCTCATGGAACGAACAGCTGATGGGCGGCCTCAGGAAGTGGGCAGGGTCTACATCTACCTGCAGAACCCGGCTGGCATggagcccacccccaccctcaccctcactgGCCATGATGAGTTTGGCCGATTTGGCAGCTCCTTGACGCCCCTGGGGGACCTGGACCAGGATGGCTACAATG ATGTAGCGATTGGAGCTCCCTTTGGTGGAGACACCCAGCAGGGAGTGGTGTTTATATTCCCTGGGGGCCCAGCGGGGCTAGGCTCTAAGCCTTCCCAGGTTCTGCTGCCCCTGTGGGCAGCCGGCCACACGCCAAACTTCTTTGGCTCTGCCCTTCGAGGAGGCCGAGACCTGGATGGCAACGGATACCCTG ATCTGATCGTGGGGTCCTTTGGTGTGGACAAGGCTGTGGTGTACAG GGGTCGCCCCATCGTCTCTACCAGTGCCTCCCTCACCATCTTCCCTGCCATGTTCAACCCAGAGGAGCGTAGCTGCAGCTTGGAGGGGAACCCTGTGGCTTG CATCAACCTTAGCTTCTGCCTCAATGCTTCTGGAAAACATGTTCCTGACTCCATTG GCTTCACAGTAGAACTCCAGTTGGACTGGCAGAAGCAGAAGGGGGGAGTACGGCGGGCACTGTTCCTGGCCTCCAGACAGGCGACCCTGACCCAGACCCTACTCATCCAGAACGGGGCACGGGAGGACTGCAGAGAGATGAAGATCTACCTCAGG aacGAGTCAGAATTCCGAGACAAGCTCTCCCCGATTCATATCGCCCTTAACTTCTCCCTGGACCCCCAAGCCCCTGTGGACAGCCATGGCCTCCGGCCAGTCTTACATTACCAGAGCAAGAGCCGCATCGAGGACAAG GCTCAGATCTTGCTGGACTGTGGAGAAGACAATATCTGTGTGCCAGACCTACAGCTGGAAGTGTTTGG GGAGCAGAACCACGTGTACCTGGGTGACAAGAACTCCCTGAACCTAACTTTCCACGCCCAGAACGTGGGTGAGGGCGGCGCCTATGAGGCCGAGCTTCGGGTCACAGCCCCTCCAGAGGCTGAGTACTCAGGACTCGTCAGAAACCCAGGG aACTTCTCCAGCCTGAGCTGTGACTACTTTGCCGTGAACCAGAGCCGCCTGCTGGTGTGTGACCTGGGAAACCCCATGAAGGCAGGAGCCAGT ATCTGGGGGGGGCTGCGGTTCACAGTCCCTCATCTCCGGGACACAAAGAAAACCATCCAGTTTGACTTCCAGATTCTCAG CAAGAATCTCAACAACTCCCAAAGCGAAGTGGTTTCCTTCAGGCTCTCAGTGGAGGCTCAGGCCCAGGTCTCCCTTAACGG TGTCTCCAAACCCGAGGCAGTGCTATTCCCAGTGAGCGACTGGCATCCCCGAGACCAGCCTCAGGAGGAGGGAGATGTGGGTCCTGCTGTCCACCACGTCTATGAG CTCATCAACTTGGGCCCCAGCTCCATTAGCCGGGGTGTGCTGGAACTCAGCTGTCCCCAGGCTCTGGAAGGTCAGCAGCTTCTCTACATGACCAGGGTTACAGGACTTGGTAACTGCACCACCAGTCACCCCCCCAACTCACAGGGCCTGGAG ttGGATCCTGAGGgttcccagcaccacctgctaCAGAGACGGGAAGCTCCAGGCCGGAGCCCTGCCTCCTCAGGACCTCAGATCTTG aaATGCCCCGAGGCAGAGTGTTTTAGGCTGCGTTGTGAGCTCGGGCCACTGCACCGGCAAGAGAGCCGAAGTCTGCAACTGCATTTTCGAGTGTGGGCCAAGACCTTCCTGCAA CGGGAGCACCAGCCATTCAGCCTGCAGTGTGAAGCCGTGTATGAAGCCCTGAAGATGCCTTACCGAATCCTGCCTCAGCAGCTTCCCCGAAAGGAACTTCAG GTGGCCACGGCTGTGCAGTGGACCAAGGCAGAAGGCAGCCACGGTGTCCCACTGTGGATCATTATCCTAGCCATCCTCATTGGCCTCCTGCTCCTAGGTCTGCTCATCTACATCCTCTACAAG CTCGGATTCTTCAAACGCTCCCTCCCATACGGCACCGCCATGGAAAAAGCTCAACTCAAGCCACCAGCCACCTCTGATGCCTGA